A genome region from Musa acuminata AAA Group cultivar baxijiao chromosome BXJ3-5, Cavendish_Baxijiao_AAA, whole genome shotgun sequence includes the following:
- the LOC103985462 gene encoding calcium-binding protein CML38-like, translated as MAFMRSHLLPQREMTAGEFRAWLRQFDADRDGRISREELQRALQSLHTWFAWWKARAAMKEADVNRNGVIEEEEMGRLIAYANEHLRMKIYEYDSS; from the coding sequence atGGCGTTCATGCGAAGCCACCTGCTGCCGCAGAGGGAGATGACGGCGGGGGAGTTCAGGGCGTGGCTGAGGCAGTTCGACGCGGACCGGGACGGGCGGATCAGCAGGGAGGAGCTGCAGCGGGCGCTGCAAAGCCTGCACACGTGGTTTGCGTGGTGGAAGGCGCGGGCGGCGATGAAGGAAGCGGACGTGAACCGCAATGGCGTgatcgaggaggaggagatgggaaGGTTGATCGCTTACGCTAACGAGCACCTCCGCATGAAGATCTACGAGTACGATTCTTCCTGA
- the LOC135637601 gene encoding probable protein phosphatase 2C 12 isoform X2, giving the protein MAASVARERPMVPLAVLLRREITSEKMERPDVLHGQASQSKKGEDFTLLKTDCRRVPGDRDPDAIFSVFALFDGHNGSGAATYAKENLLDNVLSAIPSDLTREEWLAALPRALVAGFVKTDKEFQTKAHSSGTTVTFVIIDGWVVTVASVGDSRCILESAEGSVYYLSADHRLDSDEEEVERITVSGGEVGRLNIVGGTEIGPLRCWPGGLCLSRSIGDMDVGEFIVPVPHVKQVKLSNAGGRLIISSDGVWDALASEVALNCSRGLPAYVAAHQIVKEAVQVKGLRDDTTCIVIDILPPEKMTPAPPPKKAGIGVFKNMFRRKSSESSSHSDRDFIEPDVVEEIFEEGSALLGQR; this is encoded by the exons ATGGCGGCCTCGGTGGCGCGAGAGCGGCCGATGGTGCCGCTGGCGGTGCTGCTGAGGCGGGAGATAACGAGCGAGAAGATGGAGAGGCCGGACGTGCTGCACGGGCAGGCGAGCCAGAGCAAGAAAGGCGAGGACTTTACCCTCCTCAAGACAGACTGTCGGCGCGTCCCAGGCGACCGCGACCCCGACGCAATATTCTCCGTCTTTGCG CTATTTGATGGGCATAATGGTTCTGGGGCTGCTACTTACGCAAAGGAAAATCTCTTGGATAATGTTTTAAGTGCCATTCCTTCAGATCTCACTAGAGAAGAGTGGTTAGCAGCACTACCAAGAGCTTTAGTTGCAGGATTTGTAAAAACAGATAAAGAATTTCAAACTAAAG CGCATTCTTCAGGAACCACTGTCACATTTGTCATTATAGATGGATGGGTAGTTACTGTAGCATCAGTTGGTGATTCAAGATGCATTCTAGAATCAGCTGAAGGTTCTGTTTATTATCTATCAGCAGATCATCGGCTGGATAGTGATGAAGAGGA GGTTGAGCGCATAACTGTGAGTGGAGGTGAGGTTGGGAGATTAAATATCGTTGGAGGCACAGAG ATTGGCCCTCTCAGGTGTTGGCCAGGTGGCTTATgcttatcaagatcaataggtgATATGGATGTCGGTGAATTTATTGTTCCTGTACCACATGTTAAGCAAGTGAAG CTTTCCAATGCTGGAGGTCGACTTATTATCTCAAGTGATGGCGTCTGGGATGCCTTGGCTTCCGAAGTGGCTCTGAATTGCTCACGTGGCCTGCCAGCATATGTTGCAGCCCATCAGATCGTTAAA GAAGCTGTGCAAGTGAAAGGACTTAGAGATGATACTACTTGCATTGTGATTGATATATTACCACCAGAAAAGATGACTCCTGCACCACCACCCAAGAAAGCAGGAATTGGTGTATTTAAAAATATGTTTCGCCGAAAGTCTTCTGAGTCATCATCTCATTCAGATAGGGATTTTATTGAGCCAGATGTCGTGGAGGAAATATTTGAGGAAGGATCTGCATTGCTTGGCCAAAG ATGA
- the LOC135637601 gene encoding probable protein phosphatase 2C 12 isoform X1, which yields MAASVARERPMVPLAVLLRREITSEKMERPDVLHGQASQSKKGEDFTLLKTDCRRVPGDRDPDAIFSVFALFDGHNGSGAATYAKENLLDNVLSAIPSDLTREEWLAALPRALVAGFVKTDKEFQTKAHSSGTTVTFVIIDGWVVTVASVGDSRCILESAEGSVYYLSADHRLDSDEEEVERITVSGGEVGRLNIVGGTEIGPLRCWPGGLCLSRSIGDMDVGEFIVPVPHVKQVKLSNAGGRLIISSDGVWDALASEVALNCSRGLPAYVAAHQIVKEAVQVKGLRDDTTCIVIDILPPEKMTPAPPPKKAGIGVFKNMFRRKSSESSSHSDRDFIEPDVVEEIFEEGSALLGQRLNTAYPIRSLFKLFICAICQIELKPDEGISIHGIPSVPRKQHPWDGPFLCISCQEKREAMEGKRLSRGSSFRKSFGSE from the exons ATGGCGGCCTCGGTGGCGCGAGAGCGGCCGATGGTGCCGCTGGCGGTGCTGCTGAGGCGGGAGATAACGAGCGAGAAGATGGAGAGGCCGGACGTGCTGCACGGGCAGGCGAGCCAGAGCAAGAAAGGCGAGGACTTTACCCTCCTCAAGACAGACTGTCGGCGCGTCCCAGGCGACCGCGACCCCGACGCAATATTCTCCGTCTTTGCG CTATTTGATGGGCATAATGGTTCTGGGGCTGCTACTTACGCAAAGGAAAATCTCTTGGATAATGTTTTAAGTGCCATTCCTTCAGATCTCACTAGAGAAGAGTGGTTAGCAGCACTACCAAGAGCTTTAGTTGCAGGATTTGTAAAAACAGATAAAGAATTTCAAACTAAAG CGCATTCTTCAGGAACCACTGTCACATTTGTCATTATAGATGGATGGGTAGTTACTGTAGCATCAGTTGGTGATTCAAGATGCATTCTAGAATCAGCTGAAGGTTCTGTTTATTATCTATCAGCAGATCATCGGCTGGATAGTGATGAAGAGGA GGTTGAGCGCATAACTGTGAGTGGAGGTGAGGTTGGGAGATTAAATATCGTTGGAGGCACAGAG ATTGGCCCTCTCAGGTGTTGGCCAGGTGGCTTATgcttatcaagatcaataggtgATATGGATGTCGGTGAATTTATTGTTCCTGTACCACATGTTAAGCAAGTGAAG CTTTCCAATGCTGGAGGTCGACTTATTATCTCAAGTGATGGCGTCTGGGATGCCTTGGCTTCCGAAGTGGCTCTGAATTGCTCACGTGGCCTGCCAGCATATGTTGCAGCCCATCAGATCGTTAAA GAAGCTGTGCAAGTGAAAGGACTTAGAGATGATACTACTTGCATTGTGATTGATATATTACCACCAGAAAAGATGACTCCTGCACCACCACCCAAGAAAGCAGGAATTGGTGTATTTAAAAATATGTTTCGCCGAAAGTCTTCTGAGTCATCATCTCATTCAGATAGGGATTTTATTGAGCCAGATGTCGTGGAGGAAATATTTGAGGAAGGATCTGCATTGCTTGGCCAAAG GTTAAACACAGCCTATCCGATTCGCAGCCTGTTCAAGCTTTTCATATGTGCAATTTGCCAGATTGAGTTGAAACCTGACGAGGGCATTTCTATTCATGGAATCCCATCTGTACCTAGAAAACAGCACCCGTGGGATGGTCCATTTCTTTGCATAAGTTGTCAAGAGAAGAGGGAAGCTATGGAAGGCAAAAGACTTTCAAGAG GTTCTTCGTTTAGAAAGAGTTTTGGAAGTGAGTAG
- the LOC135639235 gene encoding BRI1 kinase inhibitor 1-like, which produces MDTQEPQRLREKEEEDKAPPPPSSSASLSDEFSFATSLHPPLNTAPNTLKSHRSTPTVALDMAAADDLFFHGHLLPLHLVAPRPSDFSAESFSLPKRNYQRDDTYKNSGENKERVKASSMTLSSFFGLGKPRKGGDDREREEDTRRRRKRGFDMSRLLKKYTRVMEHLFFSKGEKKKRDQRRSLCTFSGHSNHRGEREWWRKKGQLSAPASTMASPRNSGLLSASAIAFSSPNDSSMEELQSAIQAAIAHCKKSVAMEEERCKS; this is translated from the coding sequence ATGGACACACAAGAACCACAAAGGttgagagagaaggaagaagaagacaaggctcctcctcctccatcttcatCGGCTTCCCTTTCTGATGAGTTCTCATTCGCAACCTCACTCCACCCTCCTCTCAACACAGCACCGAACACCCTTAAGAGCCACAGAAGCACGCCAACTGTGGCACTCGACATGGCTGCGGCCGACGACCTCTTCTTTCATGGGCACCTCCTTCCCCTCCACCTGGTGGCTCCCCGCCCCTCCGACTTCTCAGCCGAGAGCTTCAGCCTTCCCAAACGAAATTACCAGCGAGATGATACCTACAAGAATTCCGGCGAGAACAAGGAGAGGGTTAAGGCGTCGTCGATGACCTTGTCTTCCTTCTTTGGTCTCGGGAAGCCACGCAAAGGAGGCGACGatagagaaagagaggaagacaCGAGGAGAAGGAGAAAGCGAGGATTCGACATGAGCCGGTTGCTGAAGAAGTACACGAGAGTGATGGAGCACCTCTTCTTCTCcaagggggagaagaagaagcgCGACCAGCGTCGGAGTCTGTGCACCTTCTCCGGTCACTCGAACCACAGGGGGGAGAGAGAGTGGTGGAGGAAGAAGGGACAGCTGTCGGCGCCGGCCTCCACGATGGCGTCTCCCAGGAATAGCGGCCTCCTCTCGGCTTCAGCGATAGCCTTCTCTTCCCCAAACGACAGTAGCATGGAGGAGCTTCAGAGTGCAATCCAGGCAGCCATTGCGCACTGCAAGAAGTCTGTGGCAATGGAGGAGGAGAGATGCAAATCCTGA